The following coding sequences are from one Fibrobacter sp. UWR4 window:
- a CDS encoding dUTP diphosphatase, producing MASKKITIQYLDDSIPRLEYIGGKSDWVDLSAAETVTLRKGEFKLIHLGVAMKLPEGYEAHLAPRSSTFKNFKILQTNSVGVVDSSYCGKGDWWKMPVYATEDTTIEKGSRIAQFRIMEIQPTLEFEEGELADKDRGGFGSTGVK from the coding sequence ATGGCTTCCAAAAAAATCACTATTCAATATCTTGACGACTCCATTCCTCGTTTGGAATACATCGGCGGAAAGTCCGACTGGGTCGACCTGAGTGCGGCAGAAACCGTGACCCTGAGGAAGGGCGAGTTCAAACTGATTCACCTGGGCGTTGCCATGAAGTTGCCCGAAGGCTACGAGGCGCACCTTGCACCCCGCAGTTCCACCTTCAAGAACTTCAAGATCCTGCAGACCAATTCCGTAGGCGTGGTGGATTCCAGCTACTGCGGCAAGGGCGACTGGTGGAAAATGCCGGTCTACGCCACCGAAGATACGACCATCGAAAAAGGTTCCCGTATCGCACAGTTCCGCATTATGGAAATCCAGCCTACGCTGGAATTTGAAGAAGGCGAGTTAGCCGACAAGGATCGCGGTGGCTTCGGCAGCACCGGGGTGAAATAG
- a CDS encoding DUF748 domain-containing protein — protein MKYNPFKLFWSLKKRYKFLIILGILVVILFSAIKVAPSFVRSYIEEHSQELIGRNVKISDISLSLSSFTLSIDSLTVFEQDGKTPFVGFEEFRINLDPSHLLSKEICVSEIYLKGLYAQVIQNGDQFNFSDILQKVAATDTTAADSNVTESAPVIDTIAAVQTDSAKSDTINISNSVSEALHGLSLAIDNIAIEKSNIIYKDQKVGSKFKLVDFSLLIPAIHFSNQDTDIGLTLKFADGGDLNVKFLFNMETSNFNVAVGLHKFSLACAKPYMKDFLTYKDFGGNLDVDLDVTGNVNEPINSDVKGHISLDNIILTETSGKSISLNRLDVGIAKANINDMDIRVDSVVVDGVNAHFDMFKKGTNFDVLLKSNSNAASENDSASTAVDMTDSVTVADAPTDPSAAAITAQAAAKAEEEKPTEAAKPLKFMLNKLLVKNTNFTANDATLKTPFSFNVSNITVSGNNINFDTPCSVNVNASFPDGGSVSVKYKGAISDMSTMDAYISVKNLALKHFTPYSHHFTGYPISAGTLAFASDNKINKYEIDSKNTIDIYNIDVGDKDPNTDPEFTVPMKIGLYILKDKDDKIQFDVPVKGNLQDPEFSYGKIIWKTVMNLLIKVAVSPLKLVGNLANSGAGALGINTGKNDEVLIDPMNVSFESEQFDKAGKMVQSVTADPKLKMTFVQSFNLKKTVDAFRTRKLKTDFYREKTGKSTLNELDEREIIAIEDKDSLFVAYAQVHSKDLNRTALEKEILAMADKRNQEMLKVLQQQKGVTKKNLQVITAPRKDLVNYKGKPAYKVQLDVQ, from the coding sequence ATGAAGTACAATCCGTTTAAGCTGTTTTGGTCCCTCAAGAAACGTTACAAGTTCCTGATCATCCTAGGAATTCTTGTAGTCATCCTGTTCAGCGCCATAAAGGTAGCGCCCTCCTTCGTTAGAAGCTATATCGAGGAACATTCCCAGGAGCTCATTGGACGTAATGTAAAAATCAGCGATATCAGCCTGAGTCTCAGCTCCTTCACATTGTCCATTGATTCTCTGACCGTTTTTGAACAGGACGGCAAGACTCCTTTTGTAGGCTTTGAGGAATTCAGGATCAATCTGGATCCCTCTCATCTCCTTTCCAAGGAAATCTGCGTCAGCGAAATCTACCTGAAAGGACTTTACGCCCAGGTTATTCAGAATGGAGACCAGTTCAACTTCAGCGACATTCTCCAGAAAGTCGCCGCAACAGATACAACTGCAGCAGACTCCAATGTCACCGAATCCGCACCCGTCATCGATACTATTGCAGCAGTCCAGACAGATTCCGCCAAGTCGGATACCATCAACATTAGCAATAGCGTTTCCGAAGCACTTCACGGATTGAGCCTCGCCATCGATAACATCGCCATCGAAAAGAGCAATATTATCTACAAGGACCAGAAGGTGGGTTCCAAATTTAAGTTGGTGGATTTCTCCCTGCTGATTCCCGCCATCCACTTCAGCAACCAGGATACGGACATTGGACTCACCCTCAAGTTTGCCGACGGTGGAGACTTGAATGTCAAGTTTCTGTTCAATATGGAAACATCCAACTTCAACGTAGCTGTAGGCCTCCACAAGTTCAGTCTGGCCTGCGCAAAGCCCTACATGAAGGATTTCCTCACCTATAAGGATTTTGGAGGAAACCTGGATGTAGACCTGGACGTAACCGGCAATGTCAATGAGCCCATCAACTCCGATGTAAAGGGACATATTTCCCTGGACAATATCATCCTTACGGAAACTTCCGGCAAGTCAATCAGTCTGAACCGACTTGATGTAGGCATTGCCAAGGCAAACATCAACGACATGGACATTCGAGTGGATTCCGTAGTTGTAGACGGTGTTAACGCCCATTTCGACATGTTCAAGAAAGGGACCAATTTCGACGTTCTTCTCAAGAGCAACTCCAACGCAGCTTCTGAAAACGATTCCGCCAGCACAGCTGTGGACATGACCGATTCAGTCACTGTTGCCGACGCCCCGACAGATCCTTCCGCAGCGGCAATTACCGCCCAAGCCGCAGCAAAGGCAGAAGAAGAGAAACCCACTGAAGCCGCCAAACCGTTAAAGTTCATGCTGAACAAATTGCTGGTCAAGAACACCAACTTCACCGCTAATGACGCAACCCTCAAGACACCGTTCTCCTTCAATGTCAGCAACATTACTGTTTCCGGAAACAATATCAATTTCGACACCCCCTGTTCCGTCAACGTGAACGCTTCCTTCCCTGATGGAGGCAGCGTAAGCGTCAAGTACAAGGGTGCCATTTCCGACATGAGCACCATGGACGCCTACATCAGTGTCAAGAACCTGGCCCTGAAGCACTTTACCCCCTATAGTCATCACTTTACAGGCTATCCCATCAGTGCAGGCACTCTTGCTTTCGCAAGCGACAACAAGATCAACAAGTACGAAATTGACAGCAAGAACACCATCGACATCTACAACATCGACGTAGGCGACAAGGACCCCAACACGGATCCGGAATTTACCGTTCCCATGAAGATCGGGCTGTACATCCTGAAGGATAAGGATGACAAAATTCAGTTCGATGTTCCTGTAAAGGGAAACCTCCAGGATCCGGAATTTTCCTACGGCAAAATTATCTGGAAAACAGTCATGAACCTGCTGATCAAGGTTGCTGTTTCACCCCTCAAGCTGGTGGGCAATTTGGCAAATTCCGGCGCAGGGGCACTTGGAATCAACACAGGTAAGAATGACGAAGTGCTTATCGACCCCATGAACGTAAGCTTCGAAAGCGAACAGTTCGACAAGGCGGGCAAGATGGTCCAGTCCGTCACGGCCGATCCCAAACTGAAGATGACCTTCGTTCAGAGTTTCAACTTGAAGAAGACTGTTGATGCCTTCCGCACCCGCAAGCTGAAGACAGATTTCTACAGGGAAAAGACCGGCAAGTCGACGCTTAATGAACTGGATGAACGAGAAATCATCGCCATTGAAGACAAGGACAGCCTCTTCGTTGCATACGCCCAGGTTCACTCCAAGGATCTGAACCGCACCGCCCTGGAAAAGGAAATCCTCGCTATGGCAGACAAGCGCAACCAGGAAATGCTGAAGGTTCTCCAGCAGCAGAAGGGCGTAACCAAGAAAAACCTGCAGGTCATTACCGCACCTCGCAAGGACCTGGTGAACTACAAAGGCAAGCCGGCCTACAAGGTCCAGCTGGACGTTCAGTAA
- the recQ gene encoding DNA helicase RecQ: MNELYDVALKKLKEYFGFNDFRPKQKEVILQVLDKKDTLALMPTGGGKSICYQIPALVFDGCTVVVSPLIALMKDQVDSLKENGIAAAALNSGLSTEEAAEIRKAFCRDELKLLYISPERLTFEMDHLLPQGNVSMFAIDEAHCISQWGHDFRPEYTQLFKLRENFPGVPMLALTATADAITREDILQQLSIPQENLIQDSFDRKNLSLTVKANYTKKSKLGEIVDFINDRRNEAGIIYCLSRKSTETVADELAKEGIHAEAYHAGMSPEERARVQDNFLFDRTRVICATIAFGMGIDKSNIRYVIHYNTPKNMEGYYQEIGRAGRDGLPADTLLFYSDGDVVQLAKFAQDCPDAAQRNLQLEKLARIQHYSTSLICRRRILLGYFGEIKEDNCGNCDICRHPPRRFDGTILAQKALSAIARTHEQENAAMIIDILRGSKRFDIITRGYDQLKTFGVGSGTPAEKWRAYIQQMIHLGCLTMSYTDQKTLRITEFGKQVLFGEKKIELALVTDEMVAPKEKSTGKKSFGKSASEPTHVRLSAKEELEGSDATLFEAMRIHRRNLADKAGVPPYVIFSDKVLLEIVHRRPTCLTELAEVPGIGQMKLSKYGKDFLDVINEN, translated from the coding sequence ATGAACGAATTGTACGATGTCGCCCTAAAGAAACTGAAAGAATATTTCGGGTTTAACGATTTTCGCCCGAAGCAGAAAGAAGTCATTCTGCAAGTTTTAGACAAAAAAGATACTCTAGCCTTAATGCCCACCGGCGGAGGCAAATCCATCTGCTACCAGATTCCTGCGCTCGTATTTGACGGGTGCACCGTGGTAGTTTCGCCCCTAATCGCCCTGATGAAAGATCAGGTAGACTCCCTGAAGGAAAACGGAATTGCGGCAGCGGCACTGAATAGCGGCCTCTCCACGGAAGAAGCCGCAGAAATCCGCAAGGCATTTTGCAGGGACGAACTCAAGCTGTTGTACATCTCGCCGGAACGCCTGACTTTTGAAATGGACCATCTGTTGCCACAGGGCAACGTTTCCATGTTCGCGATTGACGAAGCCCACTGTATTTCCCAGTGGGGGCACGATTTCCGTCCGGAATACACCCAGCTTTTTAAACTGCGGGAAAATTTTCCCGGCGTACCCATGCTCGCCCTGACGGCAACCGCGGATGCGATTACCCGAGAGGACATCCTGCAACAGCTTTCCATACCCCAGGAAAACCTGATCCAGGATAGTTTCGACCGCAAGAATTTATCCCTGACGGTAAAGGCCAACTATACGAAAAAGAGTAAGTTAGGCGAGATCGTGGACTTTATTAACGATCGTCGAAATGAGGCTGGCATCATCTACTGCCTATCCCGAAAGTCGACGGAAACCGTTGCAGACGAACTGGCAAAGGAGGGGATTCATGCGGAAGCCTATCATGCAGGGATGAGTCCCGAAGAAAGAGCTCGAGTCCAGGACAATTTCCTCTTTGACCGCACCCGAGTGATTTGTGCCACCATCGCCTTCGGCATGGGGATCGACAAAAGTAATATTCGTTACGTGATTCACTATAACACCCCGAAAAATATGGAAGGCTACTACCAGGAAATTGGTCGAGCAGGTCGCGACGGATTGCCGGCGGACACCCTATTATTTTATTCAGACGGGGATGTTGTCCAGTTGGCGAAATTCGCCCAGGATTGCCCGGATGCAGCCCAACGCAACCTCCAATTGGAAAAGTTGGCCCGAATCCAGCATTATTCTACAAGTCTCATCTGCAGAAGACGAATCCTGCTGGGATATTTTGGCGAAATCAAGGAAGACAATTGCGGAAATTGCGATATCTGCCGCCATCCTCCCAGACGTTTTGACGGCACCATCCTGGCACAAAAGGCGTTGAGCGCCATCGCCCGAACCCACGAGCAGGAAAATGCCGCCATGATCATAGACATCCTGCGGGGTTCTAAACGTTTCGATATCATCACTAGAGGATACGACCAGCTGAAAACCTTTGGGGTGGGCAGTGGAACGCCCGCCGAAAAATGGAGAGCCTACATTCAGCAAATGATTCACCTGGGATGCCTCACCATGAGCTATACCGATCAGAAAACTTTGCGAATTACAGAATTTGGAAAACAGGTTCTCTTTGGTGAAAAGAAGATCGAGCTGGCCCTGGTAACAGACGAAATGGTCGCCCCGAAGGAAAAATCCACCGGTAAGAAATCCTTCGGGAAATCAGCAAGCGAACCCACACACGTTCGCCTCAGCGCAAAGGAAGAACTGGAAGGCAGCGATGCAACCCTATTCGAAGCAATGCGCATACACCGCAGGAATTTGGCGGACAAGGCCGGCGTTCCGCCCTATGTGATTTTCAGCGATAAAGTGTTGCTGGAAATCGTCCACAGGCGCCCCACATGCCTTACGGAACTTGCCGAGGTGCCGGGAATTGGTCAAATGAAGCTCAGCAAATACGGCAAGGATTTCCTGGACGTGATTAACGAAAACTAA
- a CDS encoding DHH family phosphoesterase, which yields MMNLYRKAIDSLDWGTQPAIVIGHKAPDGDSVMSALAYAYLMRQLGHDAVAFMAGRANNETLFAAKAFCIELPRVLTDESALKDLNSVRMILMDHSDYAQSVELTRKCRILQVIDHHGIGDICESKLIYGKYMPVGSTCSIVYSSFKELDVEITPDVAKILLAGLLSDTLNLVKVTTTDVDRLIYKELLEILASVWNVDAFAAQEKANGIYQGMVEAAHDFSSMTDEEIFNSDAKDYDWNGVKFRLGSLDWKDSASIDQFADRMLQVMPSIMENAGAQMIFCRIGFEEKTCMAYYGSDESVVDIAEKAFGKSKCPGKIFSDRRLSRKLDVIPMLAKVLKP from the coding sequence ATGATGAATTTATATCGTAAAGCCATTGATTCCCTAGATTGGGGTACTCAGCCCGCCATTGTCATAGGCCATAAAGCTCCCGATGGGGATTCTGTTATGTCTGCTTTGGCCTATGCATATTTGATGCGGCAGTTAGGTCATGATGCCGTTGCTTTCATGGCGGGGAGGGCTAATAATGAAACTCTGTTTGCTGCAAAGGCTTTTTGTATTGAATTGCCTCGGGTTTTGACAGATGAGTCTGCGTTGAAAGATCTGAATTCTGTCCGAATGATCCTTATGGACCATAGCGATTATGCTCAGTCGGTTGAACTGACTCGGAAATGCCGTATTTTGCAGGTGATTGACCATCATGGTATTGGTGATATTTGCGAATCTAAACTTATTTACGGTAAATATATGCCAGTTGGCTCTACCTGTAGCATCGTTTATTCCAGTTTTAAGGAATTGGATGTGGAAATAACGCCTGATGTGGCTAAAATTCTCCTTGCGGGATTGCTATCGGATACCTTGAATTTGGTAAAGGTGACAACGACGGATGTGGACCGCTTGATTTACAAGGAACTTTTGGAAATCCTTGCTTCCGTTTGGAATGTGGATGCATTTGCTGCCCAGGAAAAAGCCAATGGGATTTATCAGGGAATGGTGGAGGCGGCTCACGATTTCAGTTCCATGACTGACGAAGAAATATTTAATTCCGATGCAAAGGATTATGACTGGAATGGAGTGAAGTTCCGTTTGGGAAGTCTTGACTGGAAAGATTCTGCGTCTATAGACCAATTTGCTGATAGAATGTTGCAGGTAATGCCTTCCATTATGGAAAATGCCGGAGCCCAAATGATTTTCTGTCGAATAGGTTTTGAAGAAAAGACTTGCATGGCTTATTATGGTTCCGACGAATCTGTTGTGGATATTGCAGAAAAGGCGTTTGGAAAATCCAAATGCCCAGGAAAAATTTTCAGCGATCGAAGATTAAGCCGCAAGTTGGATGTCATTCCCATGCTGGCGAAGGTTCTTAAACCTTAG
- the cdaA gene encoding diadenylate cyclase CdaA has translation MVLFKLFDIIDVRMADILDVLLVSIIVYYIFLLFRGTRAAQMLFGGLLLILVWFIAQWWELHTIAWIISNLATLGIIAIVILFQPEIRSALTRIGQAASKLDFKTIFFHSSGLDEITKTITVAVQDLAKTKTGALIVLEKRVGLKNYADTGEILNAEISSRLLRALFFPNSALHDGAVIVNSKRIVAAGCILPMPTGNAEKEAGYGMRHRAAKALAAECDALVIVVSEETGFISIAYRNTLRRNLSVQELKHEIIRHWGELFNDVRDTGKGDAATEQAD, from the coding sequence ATGGTTCTATTTAAGCTATTTGACATTATTGACGTTCGTATGGCAGACATCCTGGATGTGCTGCTGGTATCCATCATTGTCTACTACATCTTCCTTCTGTTCCGAGGAACTCGTGCAGCACAGATGTTGTTCGGCGGTTTGCTTCTCATCCTCGTGTGGTTCATTGCCCAGTGGTGGGAACTGCACACCATCGCCTGGATTATCAGTAACCTTGCAACCCTCGGTATTATCGCCATCGTGATTTTGTTCCAGCCGGAAATCCGAAGCGCATTGACCCGAATCGGTCAGGCAGCAAGTAAACTGGACTTTAAAACCATTTTCTTCCATTCCAGCGGTCTGGATGAAATCACCAAGACCATTACCGTTGCCGTACAGGACCTGGCAAAGACGAAGACTGGTGCACTGATCGTTCTTGAAAAGCGCGTGGGCTTGAAGAACTACGCCGACACCGGTGAAATTCTGAACGCAGAAATCAGTTCCCGACTTTTGCGAGCCTTGTTCTTCCCCAACTCGGCACTTCATGATGGTGCTGTCATTGTCAATAGCAAGCGCATTGTTGCTGCCGGCTGTATTTTGCCCATGCCTACTGGCAACGCCGAAAAGGAAGCTGGCTACGGCATGCGCCACCGCGCAGCAAAGGCATTGGCCGCAGAATGTGATGCGCTGGTGATTGTTGTTTCCGAAGAAACCGGTTTCATTTCCATCGCCTACCGAAACACTCTTAGACGAAACCTCAGCGTTCAGGAACTGAAGCATGAAATCATCCGTCACTGGGGCGAACTGTTCAACGATGTGCGCGACACCGGTAAGGGCGACGCAGCCACAGAACAAGCCGACTAA
- a CDS encoding SUMF1/EgtB/PvdO family nonheme iron enzyme — protein MNQPNNNQPKTNHKRRNTIILLIMFLLLVALFVVQCHLDDMKQEAIAKAKETELEAQRRHKLDSILQAAKAPVEEVVVDTVKQDTVPAVDTTPAAPKPVINRDSIRHVRDSIKHVNDSLAAIKDSIDKANKAIADSIAAAEKLKAEEAEKQRIQDSIRNSDKIPPVAEITPPAGRYYDPIKLKVKCDEIKCKTYLSIGDTLNPVEAGKAMEYNKTGSVFYFAEDSVGNRTAWEEAKYDMASDNICGKNAYPVPVGGKTVCVDAYEYPNKADEKPMDMVSQEEAAATCAKEGKHLCSIEEWQAACRGKDNTKYSYGDSYRQNKCNTNTTAAKRAGRKEQCRSWWGMYDMNGNLWEWTSSTSKDHPNMYLVAGGAWNTNNGSKCTESKFSFYPQNQYPSVGFRCCK, from the coding sequence ATGAATCAGCCTAATAACAATCAGCCGAAAACGAATCATAAGAGACGTAACACGATTATCCTCCTGATCATGTTCCTTTTGCTGGTGGCTCTCTTTGTAGTGCAGTGCCATCTGGACGACATGAAGCAGGAAGCCATCGCCAAGGCAAAGGAAACAGAACTTGAAGCACAGCGTCGCCATAAACTGGACAGCATTCTCCAGGCAGCAAAGGCACCTGTGGAAGAAGTTGTTGTGGATACCGTCAAGCAGGACACCGTCCCCGCAGTGGACACCACACCCGCAGCCCCTAAGCCTGTGATCAATCGAGATAGCATCCGTCATGTTCGCGACAGCATCAAGCATGTCAATGACAGTCTGGCCGCCATCAAGGACTCTATCGACAAGGCAAACAAGGCCATCGCCGATAGCATCGCAGCCGCAGAAAAGCTCAAGGCAGAAGAAGCCGAAAAGCAGAGAATTCAGGACAGCATTCGTAATTCCGACAAGATTCCGCCGGTGGCAGAAATCACACCTCCCGCAGGTCGTTACTACGACCCCATCAAGCTTAAGGTCAAGTGCGATGAAATCAAATGCAAGACTTACCTATCCATTGGAGACACCCTGAATCCTGTGGAAGCGGGCAAGGCCATGGAATACAACAAGACCGGTTCCGTATTCTATTTTGCGGAAGACTCCGTGGGTAATCGTACCGCCTGGGAAGAAGCCAAGTACGACATGGCCAGCGACAACATTTGCGGCAAGAACGCCTACCCCGTTCCCGTTGGCGGCAAAACTGTTTGCGTAGACGCATACGAATACCCCAACAAAGCTGATGAAAAGCCCATGGACATGGTATCCCAGGAAGAGGCGGCCGCAACATGCGCCAAGGAAGGCAAGCATCTCTGCTCCATCGAAGAATGGCAGGCCGCATGCCGCGGTAAAGACAATACCAAGTACTCCTACGGCGATTCCTATCGTCAGAACAAGTGTAACACAAATACCACTGCAGCAAAACGTGCAGGCCGTAAGGAACAGTGCCGTAGCTGGTGGGGCATGTACGATATGAACGGAAACCTGTGGGAATGGACTTCTTCTACCAGTAAGGATCATCCCAATATGTACCTGGTCGCAGGTGGCGCATGGAATACCAACAACGGTAGCAAGTGCACAGAAAGCAAGTTTAGCTTCTACCCCCAGAATCAGTATCCCAGTGTAGGCTTCCGCTGCTGCAAGTAA
- a CDS encoding diaminopimelate dehydrogenase: MAKIAILGYGNLGRGIECAVKKTKDMELVAVFTRRDPATVKIQTPNIPVLNVSEIEKWADKIDMLVICGGSATDLPKMTPEMAAKFNVIDTFDTHANIPTHFANVDAAAKAAGKIAMISVGWDPGMFSLNRVYANAILPDGKDYTFWGKGVSQGHSDAVRRIKGVKNAKQYTCPVPEALDAVRSGSMPELTTRQKHTRLCYVVLEEGADAAYVENEIKTMKNYFDEYDTTVNFISEEEFNKNHSGLAHGGFVIRTGKTGMNNEHTHVIEYSLKLDSNPEFTTAAVIAFARAALRMKAEGKTGCFTVLDVPPAYLSEQSGEELRAHLL; this comes from the coding sequence ATGGCAAAGATTGCTATTCTCGGTTATGGTAACTTGGGCCGCGGCATTGAATGCGCAGTCAAGAAGACCAAGGACATGGAACTGGTTGCAGTGTTCACTCGTCGTGATCCGGCTACTGTCAAGATTCAGACCCCGAACATTCCCGTTCTCAACGTCTCTGAAATTGAAAAGTGGGCCGACAAGATCGACATGCTGGTGATCTGCGGCGGTAGCGCTACCGATCTTCCCAAGATGACTCCGGAAATGGCTGCAAAGTTCAACGTGATCGATACTTTCGACACCCACGCAAACATTCCGACCCACTTCGCAAACGTTGACGCCGCTGCTAAGGCTGCAGGCAAGATCGCCATGATCTCCGTTGGTTGGGATCCGGGTATGTTCTCCCTGAACCGCGTCTATGCAAACGCAATCCTTCCGGATGGCAAGGACTATACCTTCTGGGGCAAGGGCGTTTCTCAGGGTCACTCCGACGCTGTCCGCCGCATCAAGGGCGTGAAGAATGCTAAGCAGTACACCTGCCCGGTTCCGGAAGCTCTGGACGCTGTCCGTAGCGGTTCCATGCCTGAACTGACCACTCGTCAGAAGCACACCCGCCTCTGCTACGTGGTTCTTGAAGAAGGCGCAGATGCAGCCTACGTCGAAAACGAAATCAAGACCATGAAGAACTACTTCGATGAATACGACACCACCGTCAACTTCATCAGCGAAGAAGAATTCAACAAGAATCACAGCGGTCTCGCTCACGGTGGTTTCGTGATCCGTACCGGCAAGACCGGCATGAACAACGAACACACTCACGTAATCGAATACAGCCTGAAGTTGGACTCCAATCCGGAATTCACTACTGCTGCTGTGATAGCATTTGCCCGTGCAGCTCTCCGCATGAAGGCTGAAGGCAAGACCGGTTGCTTCACCGTTCTCGATGTGCCTCCTGCATACCTGAGCGAACAGAGCGGCGAAGAACTCCGCGCACACTTGCTGTAA
- a CDS encoding RNA methyltransferase, giving the protein MRKFRVVLVEPEHPHNVGFVARAMHCYALDELYIVYPKRNKVIENSYHTAANSHDILDKATIVHTFQEAIGDCSCAVAFSRRIFGSAIKHCMVQDLSEMLPEDGTIALVFGRESCGLALEEVNACTYQCEIPVPGLMSLNLGQAVSISLYELCRSGALANGEGRAKRGSKGACETQPATIDQINGFKKFLDRYLTGQYHDQAWRDNFLNTLLQRLHPTRNELSALFGLLRNVAGKPARLEQAEDRAAKAAAAKAAEAASVENSESADK; this is encoded by the coding sequence ATGAGAAAATTTAGAGTCGTTTTAGTAGAACCGGAACACCCTCACAACGTAGGCTTTGTTGCCCGCGCCATGCATTGCTACGCCCTGGATGAACTGTACATCGTTTACCCCAAGCGTAACAAGGTTATTGAAAATTCCTACCACACTGCAGCCAACAGCCACGACATTCTGGACAAGGCTACTATCGTCCATACCTTCCAGGAAGCCATCGGCGACTGCTCCTGCGCAGTAGCTTTCAGCCGCCGTATTTTCGGCAGCGCCATCAAGCATTGCATGGTTCAGGATCTTTCTGAAATGTTGCCGGAAGATGGCACCATCGCTTTGGTGTTCGGTCGTGAATCCTGCGGCCTTGCTCTTGAAGAAGTGAACGCTTGCACCTACCAGTGCGAAATTCCGGTGCCGGGCTTGATGAGCTTGAACCTGGGTCAGGCTGTTTCCATTTCCCTTTATGAACTGTGCCGTTCTGGCGCCTTGGCAAATGGTGAAGGCCGCGCCAAGCGCGGTTCCAAGGGGGCCTGCGAAACCCAGCCCGCCACCATCGATCAGATCAACGGCTTCAAGAAATTCCTGGACCGCTATTTGACCGGTCAGTATCACGACCAGGCCTGGCGCGACAACTTCCTGAATACCTTGCTCCAGCGACTGCACCCCACCCGCAACGAATTGAGCGCCTTGTTTGGCTTGCTCCGTAACGTGGCGGGTAAGCCCGCCCGCCTGGAACAGGCTGAAGACCGTGCCGCAAAGGCTGCTGCCGCAAAAGCCGCAGAAGCAGCCTCCGTTGAAAATTCGGAATCTGCGGATAAGTAA
- a CDS encoding sugar phosphate nucleotidyltransferase gives MKSNDSEVLNVLILAAGLGTRLRPLTSDVPKPLVPVVDKSILEQQAIKARAIGNVRLHANAHYLADQIVAEGGRLGFEKVWVEPEILGTAGPLKRIYNEGYRGGLLIMNGDAYCGFDLKAFVENAKAAFAAGAQNGAAPGVALLAVDFPKVNTFRVGKDGRLNGVAGRFGLDEGRAATFSGVSYYSDEALARIKDGEFDIREFWKQEIAAGRPPYVDMSQLNATWIDMGSPEGLWDATAARLKELGVDCWDSAALTVDAAKRSIVFAGAEVGEGENIENGIRGKDFCWKI, from the coding sequence ATGAAATCCAATGATTCAGAAGTGTTGAACGTTCTTATTCTTGCTGCCGGCCTTGGTACACGCCTGCGTCCCTTGACCAGCGATGTTCCCAAGCCTCTTGTACCTGTGGTGGACAAGAGTATCTTGGAACAGCAGGCAATTAAGGCCCGCGCCATTGGCAACGTTCGTCTCCACGCCAATGCCCATTACCTTGCGGACCAGATTGTGGCCGAAGGGGGGCGCCTGGGTTTTGAAAAGGTTTGGGTTGAACCTGAAATTTTGGGAACTGCCGGCCCCCTTAAGAGAATTTATAATGAAGGTTACCGCGGTGGATTGTTGATCATGAATGGCGACGCTTATTGCGGTTTTGACCTGAAGGCTTTCGTAGAAAATGCAAAGGCCGCATTTGCTGCTGGTGCGCAGAATGGTGCTGCCCCGGGTGTGGCTTTGCTTGCCGTTGATTTCCCCAAGGTGAATACTTTCCGCGTAGGGAAGGATGGTCGCCTGAACGGTGTAGCTGGTCGCTTTGGTTTGGATGAAGGCCGTGCTGCCACATTCTCCGGCGTATCTTATTACAGCGATGAAGCGTTGGCTCGCATCAAGGATGGCGAGTTCGATATTCGTGAATTCTGGAAGCAGGAAATTGCCGCGGGCCGCCCGCCCTATGTGGACATGAGCCAGCTGAATGCCACCTGGATTGACATGGGCTCTCCGGAAGGCTTGTGGGATGCTACCGCAGCCCGCCTTAAGGAACTTGGAGTGGACTGCTGGGATAGTGCCGCCTTGACGGTGGACGCCGCGAAACGCTCCATCGTGTTCGCTGGCGCCGAAGTGGGCGAGGGCGAAAACATTGAAAACGGAATCCGCGGTAAGGATTTCTGCTGGAAGATTTAG